In the Sorghum bicolor cultivar BTx623 chromosome 4, Sorghum_bicolor_NCBIv3, whole genome shotgun sequence genome, CCAACTTGCAACTAATTATCACCAAATAGACCTGATGTGTTGACTTTCTGTTCCATCAGACTGCTATCGACATCAGCAGAAAATCATGACATGTAAGTCGCAGTCTTGATGACAGACTGGCATCCTTCCAGAAAACTTAGCTTAATAAGCCTTTAGGAACTTCAGactataaaataagaaaaatacaAATCAGTTGCAGGAAAAAAGTTAGGTTATGGGCAGATTGGTAAGCTGCCCCAAAAAACAGAATGATGCTGATATCAAGGAAGTTGCCGAAAGCTGTATGGCTCAATAGATAAAAAGAGGATGGGGAAGAGGCATGATATCACTTCTTAGGTCATGATAGAAGTTCCTAGAGGGAGCAAACTACTTTGAACACCTGCTGGGTACTGAAATGTATGCATGCTTCAGAAACAGTAACCATAAGTAGCAAAACATAGATAGCTCACCATAAATTTGCTAGTTTTTAAGTGTGTTAATCTACTCCAATTTTAGCAGAAGGATTGTATGGTTCAGCAACCTTTAATGTCTAGAGCATTTCTTAAATTTTACCTTGGCCTGAGACCTTGTAGCTCAACACAGGCTCAACTGCACAAGCTACTTCATCGCATAGGTTTGTCAAACAAAGTGACAGTAGGGGAAGGTATTTCTGAATATTATTTTGAGGAAATGGTTTGCAACAAACCATGGTGGCTAGTGACTGTCCAGGTTTTATAAATATTCCCAAAGAGTGGTTATGATTGGATAGCGCAAGTAAGACTATGAGCatcaaaatcataaaatagagtaAGACAAGGGAACCAAGACATCTTGTATGTCGATTGTTGAACAACCCTATGACCAGGACGAGTATGGTATGACAAAAAGGCTGATGCTTCAAGTTTGGCATATCAGCGGAGCACTGACCGTTTGTACACATCTAGTGACCTAACCCGGTCCAAATTCAAGTCATGGACTAAACCTTGGGTCAAAGCTTCGCTCAACCAAAAGAAATTGAGCCAGTGACGTGCTGCTATGTGAGACAACTACCACTCTACCAGGCACCAAAAATGCGTGGACCAGTGACGATGTCCTTCGACGGTCGCCGCTGCTGTGACCCGTCACCGTGTGCGGGTCCTGCGacagcggcggcgacggcgaggtcgcACCGAGAGGCGCTGAGAGTGTTCTAGTGCGAGTGGACACTGGAAAGCAAATTCAAGGAGGGGTACCGGCGTCGGGCGAGGGAGGCGCACCCGGacatcgccggcggcggcggcgagtttCGTCCTGCTTCCTCCTCTGACCAGGCGAATGGGGACGGATTCTGCCatccatccgttggcagccgtGGACCGTGAGATCTGACCTGAACGGACCAGATTCTGCAATGCGGGAAGTGCAAGTCCTGGAGCCTGGAGTGGGATTTGGATGGATCGTGTTGGATCCAATTTCGAGTACGTTCAGTCCAAAACATtacttagggccttgtttagttccaaaatattttgcaaaattgacattgtagctctttcgtttgtatttgacaaatattatccaatcatggactaactagactcaaaagattcgtctcgtcaatttcgaccaaactatgcaattaatttttatttttgtctatatttaatacttcatacatgcgtttaaagattcgatgtgacggagaatctgaaaaattttgcaaaattttttgggaactaaacaaggcctaggcctaAGGCCCATTTCCCGATTGTCCAACGCGAGTTACAAACACGGCACTCGTAGCCCATCATCAGCCCACTTCTAGTCTGCTAAGCTTACCAGAGGCATCAGGGCCAGGCATGGCAATCCTGCCACGCCGCCATGCTGGTGCTCGGGTGGCAGGCTCCAGCTTGGATGCATGGCCATGCTTTCGATATTGCTAAATTGGGGAGGCACTCTTCTTCTAATAATAAGACGCCTCGTCTCCTCCGATCAAAAGCTTCTCCACATACACTCCACTCCCCCCAATTCTTCCTCGCCGCATGCGCTACATCAAAAGTCAGAACGGAGGAGCGCTCCAATCCATCCATACATGCGTGAAGACACTCGCATTTCTGTGCAACGAGGGGCCGGCGGCAACTGGAAGCTGGAATTCCGTCCGCGCAGACCTCACCGTCCCAGCTACGACGAGCCGGGCTTCGGCGGCGCCTTGGCGAGGATGGTGATGCCGATCTCGAGCGGCGGTGACCACCAccacgccgcggcggcgggaggcgaggGCGCGGAGCCCCTGCTCCCCGAGAAGCagcgtggcggcggcggggcggaTGATGCCGGCGACGACTTCCACGGCGCGTCCTTCTCCGGGGCCGTGTTCAACCTCTCCACCACCATCGTCGGCGCGGGCATCATGGCGCTCCCGGCCACCATGAAGGTGCTCGGCCTCGTCCCGGGCCTCGTCCTCATCGTGCTCGCCGCGCTGCTCACGGACGCCTCCGTCGACCTCCTCGTGCGGTTCAACCGCGCCGCGGGCGTCAGGACCTACGCCAAGACCATGGGCGACGCCTTCGGGGTGCTCGGCAGGGGGTTGCTCCAGTTGTGCGTCATCGTCAACAACCTCGGCATCTTGGTCGTCTACATGATCATCATCGGTatggcggcggccggcggcggcgtcgaagTTTGTGAATTGCGATTACTATTTAGATGAATCTATTAACGACGACAACTCGGATCTTGTCTGCACAAAATGCAAGGTGACGTGCTCTCTGGAACCTCCTCCAGCGGCGTGCACCATCACGGTGTGCTTGAAGGATGGTTCGGCGCAAACCGGTGGAACGGACGCTTCGCAATCCTCGCCATCGCAACTCTCGGTGTGTTCACTCCGCTGGCATGTGTCAAGCACGTCGGTAAGCAACTGTCACGTCTCAACATTTTGGTTGTTTGTCTTTGTCAGTCACTAGGTATATATATAGCTTGCATTGTTTCTTTTCCTTCCTTTCTCTTATACTTCGTGATCCATTATTTCAGACTCACTGAGATACACGTCTGCTCTATCGGTCGCTCTGGCCGTTGTGTTCGTCGTGATCACTGCCGGGATCGCTATGTTCAAGCTGGCGAGAGGGCAGATTCCGATGCCTCGGCTGTTCCCCGACATCCATGACTGGCCGTCCATCTGGAGGCTCTTCACAGCAGCTCCAGTTCTTGTCACTGCTTACATCTGCCACTACAACGGTATATGATCCATTGTATATATGGGCTGACTAGCTCCAGTATGCATGCATTGATGAGATTTGGTTAATTAGCTATGTAATGGCAACTTACTAGCTATTGAGTAACAACTTCTGCAGTTCTCCCAATTTGCAAGGAGCTCAAGGATTCTGCGCAGATCAGGCCTATAGTGCGCACGTCGCTGTTGCTGTGCTCGGCTGTGTACATCACCACCAGTTTCTTCGGCTTCCTCCTCTTCGGCGATTCGACGCTGGACGACGTCCTCGCCAACTTCGACTCCAACCTCGGCATCCCCTACAGCTCGCTCTTCAACGACGCCGTCAGGGTCAGCTACGTGCTCCACCTCATGCTCGTCTTCCCCATCGTGTTCCAGGCGCTGCGGCTCAACATGGATGGGCTCCTCTTCCCCTCGGCGAGGCCGCTGTCCTGTGACAACCGAAGGTTTGGCGGGCTGACAGCGGCGCTCCTTGCGGTGATATTCCTCGCTGCCAATTTCATACCAAATATCTGGGACGCCTTCCAGTTCACCGGAGCCACGGCTTCCGTCTGCGTTGCCTACATTTTCCCTGCTGCGATCACGCTAAGGTGACTctgatatatatacatacatacatatatcaCAAACACAAATTTCTCCATGCATCATTGGCGGCTTAATTTGGATGTTTTTGTTGCTAGCTAGTACTCTCTTCATTCTCATGTCGTTTTGTCCCGGTTTACCAGGGATCGTCATGGCATAGCAAGGAAGAGAGACAAGTCCCTGGCATTGTTCATGATTGTTCTTGCTGTGGTGGCAAACGCCGTGGCAGTGTACAGCGACGCTTGTTCATGATCTTAAATGGCAGTGGCAGCCAGGGCTACGTGAAGCGCACACGTATCTGAAAATTAAGTCAGCGCTGATAGTACCGTAGCTGTGTATAGAGCGTCTGATTCCCCATGGTCCTAAAGTGGGAGCCATAAATTATGTGTTATCACTtaatactctctctctctctctctctctctctctctatctctcttCTCTAAATTCTAAGATGTTTTAGCTTTTTAAATATAATAGATTTTACTCTACAAGTTTTTTCATATTTAGTAGCAGCCCCAAGTACTTGCCTAGAGATGTGTTTATTTTTAGGAAATGGTGGAGGAGATGTCGAATTTTATCTTGGCATATACAAATAGGAAAAAGTTTCGTTTTCTCAtattaagggggtgtttagttccccataaaatctaaaatacaaaataccaactactttggagtgatgaaatacaaaataccaaaatttttagagtcatgtttagttccatccaaaatgcagaatttattgtccTCGGAAAGCCTCTTGAGACTCATTTTGGGTTTTTTggtctcttgaggccaaaatccaaaatagtgtttagttctattttgcaaaatgatgaaccaaaacctaaattttttggaaaaaatTGGGAACTAAAAACCCCCTAATTTTCAAGCCCAAGACACTCTAAAACTATATATGTGGGACTTTTTGCAGCAAACTAAGTTCGACCGCGCAAGTGTTGTTAAAGATGGTTGGGCCATCGGCATACAGAGAACATCTTAAGTTTGCTATCTTAGGGAGAACAGGCTTTAGGATGCGGAAATCCGTAGTTTTTTCGGATTCTAACGGGTGCAAGGCTAAAATGAATGGCTTCGGCGTTTAGGCATTGGGTTGTCCTTTTTGGTTGGTCCAAACCAAACATCGGCCATTTAGGTGAATCTCTTTAAACTAGAGGTCATATAGGGTCTGCTTCGAAGGTTCCCATTAGGCGACGATTAAGCTAACAAAAGAGGTAAAAAGCACCAGCTGCTTTAGACTTTTtactctaaggccttgtttagttcaacccaaaaaccaaaaagttttcaaaatttcctgttacatcgaatcttgtggcacatgcataaagcattaaatatagacaaaaacaaaaactaatcacacagtttgactataaatcgcgagacaaatctgttaactctagttagtctatgactgGACaatattaccacaaacaaacgaaagtgttacaatagcgaaatccaaatttttttcacatctaaacaaggcctaagtacaaAACTCAAAGCAGATCTCCCTCTGTTTTCACCTGTTTTTGGACCGAAAAAATTACTCACCTAACACTAGTTATGTAGATACTGATTTGTTTTATTTCCTTCTTTCCCGTCTCCGACCTCTCCCCCGTCCGCGAGACTGTGCAGCTTTCCCATCCATGAGATCTTATGAGTCGTGAGTTCTTTTTGTCGATGCCGCCATGAGGCCGACCGCCGCTCCGGCTTCACCCCACGACCTATTGGTCCCTCCCCGCGACCTCGCTGCTGCCGCTCGCCATGGTGCCCGCGAGGCCTCAACGGTGGCTCCCTTCCCTTTGTCGCGAAGCTCTCTCACTCGTCGTTGGAGCCGCAGCCTAGATCCCTCCTCGGCAAGGGCTTCGCGAACGGGACAGCTGCTTCGCCAGAGTTCCATATACATGGTATCCCGTGCGCGGGCGCTTGGAGGCTGCGCCGGTGGTGCGCCGGCAGCCCCTCACTGGATTCCTGCTTGTGGGTCCAACAGGCGAGCGATAGAGCACCACCCGTTGATTGCTGCAAGGTTCCGAAAGATTGAACTCAACAGTTGATGGAACCTTAAGATTGATGTAAACTTCGGCAGCCTTGACTTCTTTTTTGAGCTCGAACGAGTTCATCTTTGAGCACGAGCCTGCAGTAGCCAGTTTTGCTTGCAGAGCATGTAGGCAAACCAGTGGTGTCCAATGTAAGGCACTCGAGTGATGTTGTGGAGTTGAGAATTTGACACGTTAGTCAGTTAAGCTCTTGGCATCAGTGAATTTGATGATCTTCATATGCTTGAGTTTAGAATGATGATGGTGCCCTGGAATCACTCGCAGATCCGAGGGATCTTCAAAAGCTGAGACACACTTATGTTCCTGGATTGCCTAAATAAATATGAAAAACTATGAATCAACAATTCCAACGTTGTGTCAACAATTAAATCTTATAGCAACAAATAACTTTGCAGGGTAGAAGAAAGATGACGTACCGCCAAGATAAAAGTCTCCAGTGAAGGagaagcatcaagaaaagaaatTAGAGACAAATAACCAAAGGTCAATCCACCAGTGGCAATACTCAAGAACTTGAGGTGGAGGAACTTGCAAGGCACCATTGGTATACATTCACCATCTGTAAAAGACATAAAAAATTGATTGTATTTTGTAATATATGACTGTTGTATTGTACCATAGTGTGCATAATCGTAGTCTAAACTTACCTCGAACTCAGAAAACGTACGGTAAGAGCTCCAAGGTTTGGCATGACTAATGGAAGATCAGTACGAGTATAAAAAACAAAACCACTACGGTGCTTGTCAAATAGCTTAATACTCTTGAATACTCATTTTAATATTCTCGAATACTCATAAGAGCTACGTATCATTGCATTTAAGTGGAGAAGAGTAAAAATACAAGAAGGTTCGGCCGTGCCGCAcaatgaggaagaagaagggctacatCTTGAACAAAAAACAAACGACAAAACTTGATGACTCCAGAGCTGCTGCGTTCAACTAGCTCTCTAAGCCCACACAGGCCGGCTTCGATCCAGCGATCAGCTTCTAGTTTGATGGCTTGTAGCAGCTCCGCAATCGATGTCTTGGCTTCTCAGAAGCAGCGTGAATTCCGTTCTTTCCAAATCTGCTATAATACAAAAGCAAAAGGCGAGTCGACACCCTTACGCCTTACACCATCGGCCATCCTATGAAGCTTGCACCACCGGATGAAGGTATTGGTTGCAGGCTGAGGTAGCTGAAGTCCGATGGCCTACAAGACGAAGTACCAAACTTCCTTGTGAATGGGTAGCATGCAATGATATGGTCAATAGTTTCCGGTGCTTGATCACAGAGGTAGCAACGGTCCCTTGCATCGAGACCATGCTGAGCACGATGATCAGTAGTCCAGTGTCGTCGTTTTATCGCCAACCACAGGAAAATTTTGATTCTCAGTGAAGCCCAAGCTTTCCAGATTAACTTGTGTCCCCTGAAAGATGACTGCGGCCAAATACATCATTGCGTACGTGGATTTTGGCGTATAAGAACCGTCCGAGGTCGTCCATCGCCAGACGAGTCTATCTGGCTGATTACTTAGAGGAAAATTATCCAGATCCTCCGAATATCTTAATACCGCGCGCTCATGTTTTCCAGTGAGAGTGGTAATTTGAGGCGATCTCCAAATCTAACACTGGAGAGATTTGGAGCTGTGCTTTCTATTGCTCGAAGACCGGAGCAAAACATCACCCCAAGGTGGTTGAGCCGCTGCAGGCACGGTATCTTCAGTTTAACTATGTTCTGGCAAtgctagattttttttttttaggaaatgGCAATACCAGAGTTCCAACCGCTCCAAAGAAAGAGAACCGGAAAGAAGACATCCTAGCTCACTGGCGTTAATATGCACCGAATTTAGCTTTAGTGTTGTCAAGCTCCTCAAGCAGCCAGTTCTGACAGTGGGATGAAATTGACAGCTTGAAAGAGAGAGATACTTGAGTGTGCCTCCAATTCCACCAGATAAAAGTGAGCTCTCCTGTTTTATTCTCCGGTGCAATTTTCCGTGAGGCGGTGATATGCACCGGAGAAATACACTATGTACTGTCTCGAAGCTGGCCAAAAACACGCTCTCTGTTTTTTATTATTTGGTGCAAATGTTCTGGTTATTAGCACTAGAGAATTTCAGTGCTTTGAGCCCTTCTGTATTCTTAATCCGCGGCGCACCCTGCCTCTCTATTGGTACACCTGAGTCGCGCGACCTGTATAGCTTGTGTGGTGAGCTCCGATTATCATCACTAATCAAAAATCCAAACCGACGGGACAGTCACGTGCCGGCGCACCCACGCCATGACGGGGACAACTCACTTGCAAAGGCCCCAAACCCCCACATGCCCCTCCCCTAAAAAACAGATCCGTGTCCCGTAATCTAACCCGAAAAGCAGCACAGCACAAGCAAATCATCAGCGCCCCGGCCGGCC is a window encoding:
- the LOC8071744 gene encoding sodium-coupled neutral amino acid transporter 3, which produces MAMLSILLNWGGTLLLIIRRLVSSDQKLLHIHSTPPNSSSPHALHQKSERRSAPIHPYMREDTRISVQRGAGGNWKLEFRPRRPHRPSYDEPGFGGALARMVMPISSGGDHHHAAAAGGEGAEPLLPEKQRGGGGADDAGDDFHGASFSGAVFNLSTTIVGAGIMALPATMKVLGLVPGLVLIVLAALLTDASVDLLVRFNRAAGVRTYAKTMGDAFGVLGRGLLQLCVIVNNLGILVVYMIIIGDVLSGTSSSGVHHHGVLEGWFGANRWNGRFAILAIATLGVFTPLACVKHVDSLRYTSALSVALAVVFVVITAGIAMFKLARGQIPMPRLFPDIHDWPSIWRLFTAAPVLVTAYICHYNVLPICKELKDSAQIRPIVRTSLLLCSAVYITTSFFGFLLFGDSTLDDVLANFDSNLGIPYSSLFNDAVRVSYVLHLMLVFPIVFQALRLNMDGLLFPSARPLSCDNRRFGGLTAALLAVIFLAANFIPNIWDAFQFTGATASVCVAYIFPAAITLRDRHGIARKRDKSLALFMIVLAVVANAVAVYSDACS